The window ATAATGGCATCTCATTTATTGTTGACCCGTACGGCAGGGTTCTCAGAAAGACCACGCTGTTTACTCAGGATGTTCTAATCGGGCAAGTTCCACAGGCAATAGGTTCAACATTTTACCGGCGATTTGGAGACTGGACTTTGATAATCTACCCGATAGGCATTCTTTTGGGTTTGACTGTGCAGCGGCGCGGGCGACGCCGTTTGCGGGAGCGCCGGTCAATTTTCAATCGTCGGGTGTGAAGTGGAACCATTTGAATTTAAATAGGAGGTTTCATGAAAATAGTTTTTGTGGCGCTCCTTTTTGGAATAATCGTGACCAGTTTTGCCGATGTGCCGGCGCAGCAGGAGGGTGTGATTCGAGTGCGCCGGGTTGTATTGGAGGATACGAACGGCATAGTGCAGATTGACATCACCGCGGAGCAGAATGAACCTGATATTTTGCTTTATGATAGTGATGGTGATGGTGTTGTCGTGTTGAACAGGGACCGGGACACCACCGGGTGCGAAGTTTACAACAAGGAGGGAAAGGTACGATTGAAGATTTCAGCCCGTTACATCGTGATGTGCGGAGATGATGGCAGAGAGCGGCTTCGATTAACGAAAGAGGGTGTTTCACTGTATGACGAAAAGGGTAAACTTATTTTCTTTTTGAGTAGTAACCTGGGGCTTTTCGACGAAGATGGAAAGCTGAGGATGCGATTGAGAGCAAAGTAGTTGTTTTTTAATTTGGCGCCAACTGTTAAGGTCCCTCTTTCTTTCGGGATAAACGAACCATTGGACAGAGAAAAATATCGCGGTAAAATTTTGGGTCAATCGTGTATTGCGAAAGGAGCGCTAATGAAGATGTTTTTTGTTCTGGTCTTGTGTTTTAGTGCCACACTGGCACTTAATTTGCCTGAATCCGGATTGACTACCGCTCAGGCGGTGCCTTTTGAGACGATCAAGACGCTGGCACTACGCAAGGCAGAGGCAGAGTGGCCCGGGTGCCGGTTAGGAGTGGTTGTGCCCTATCTGGACGAGAACGGTTATACCGCGGGTTATATGTTTCATTTCCGAACCGATGGCAAGGAGTTCCCTGACTATGAACGGGTCGTGCAGGACATTTTCGCCGAGCGGGAGAACCTTACGGTTAATACCGATTTGACCCGATGGCGTTCAAAGTATGCCCACATCTTTGTGTCGGCGCGCTATGACCGGACGCCAATTGTTTTCTACGGCTACGGAGCATCGGAGTTCTACGCTATCGGGCAAAAAGGGCAAAAGCGGGCAGAGGATGTTCTTGGTGCGCCGGTTTACCTGTCCCGAATTTACTTTGTTGCACCAAAGACATTTCTTGAATTCACCAGTTCAAACGGAGATAGAGTGATATTCAGCAACCATTTTGAACAGATGTGGCGCTCCCGGGCAGAGTTTGTCAATGATATTCGGATGCAAAAGGCAGCAGCAGGGGTTCAGGAGGAAGACCCGGTCGCGGCGGCGCATTACCGGCAGGAGTGGGAACAGGCGCTGAACAGGGACTTTTCGCAGTTTAATGAGGTCTTTGTGCCGAATGCGGAGCGGGCGCCATTTTACGACTGGAGTTATGGGTGTACACCAACTTCCGCGGCGATGGTTTTAGGGTACATTGACCGAACCCAGGATTATGGCAGGCTGGTTGACTGGTTCTGGCAGAGATGGGATATGGTGGAAGGCGAATGGGATAAGCAGATTCCCAATGTTCAGCGGGAGTGCGCCTTGCGGATGTTCACCGACACAACCCGGGGTGGAACTTATATCGGGGCAATCGCCCAGGGGCTTTATCTTGTGGGTTATGACAACGGCTACGACTTTGAGATGGTTGAGGATTACGGTTCGGCAGGTAACGACTGGGCGTGGAGTACGATTGTCAGTGAGATTGACGGTGGTTATGCCTTTGTATGGTCGGCAATCTGGGCGATTCATTCGCTTGCCGCATATGGTTATCGGACACCGGATAAGGACCTTTATGTTCACAACACCTGGTGGACACCAGCCGAATGGTGGCATTACTCAGGTGATGGTCAATCCCATGTTGCTTCTCCTCATCCCCGGGGCGGCAATGTCCACAAAATTGAGGTGCGTTATCCGATGGGTGATACCTTTTACAACTCCCTTGGCCGCGGTGAGGTTTTGCAGGTTGGGGACACAATTGATGTCCGCTGGGACAACTTTGGAACTCCCGGGACCGCAGTGGCGATAGACATTTCTTTTAATGCGGGCAGGACCTGGTCTTTTCTTGACAGCGTTCCGGACACCGGTTTGTATCGCTGGTATCTCAATCCAACGCTCGTTCCCTGCGAGTCGGTGCGGTTGCGGTTCCGGCAGTATCACAATGGGATATTGACCGCCGGCGATGGAACATTTGGTTGTTTTCGAATCATCCGGGAACCGTTACCGCCGACGCTGCTCTCGCCGCGCGCCGGTTCACAGATTCTTAACCCGCCGGTCGTTCTTCTGGTTGATACGACCCTGCGCAATGTTGACAGTTTCTGTTTCCGGGTTTATTACGGTTTGAGTGATACCATCTGGCGGGAAACAAAAACGACGCCCCGCTGTTCTCTGCCCGATACTATCTTTACCTACAACCGCAGTTATAAATGGACCTGCAAAGCACACAACCGGTTTGGCTGGGGGGTATTTGCCGCCCCGGCAGATTTCCGGATTCGATTTAACCCCGGAGTGGAAGAAAGTCCGGACCAGCGCGCGCCCGGTTTTGGCGCAGGCCCGACAGTTTGGACATCGAGCGCGGTTAGGATAGAACCGGGCTTATTCTCGGGAATGCCGGTCGAGATATACGATGCCACCGGGAAATTGGTTCGGGTACTGCGGGAGCGAAGTTCGGACCGTTTTTACTGGGACCTCACCGATGAAAAGGGCGCCCGGGTGTCAACAGGTTTGTACTTTATTCGGATTCCGGGTCAGGAACCGGCGGTAACTCGAAAATTGATACTGCTTAATTAAAACCGGCGTTAGTATCGGTCGTTACCCGTTAGCGCCTTTTCCAGTTCATCGGCGGTGCTTGCTATGTAGAAAATATAAACCGGAAACATTTTCTTAATGGTCTCGACTTCACACACCGCTTTGAACAGCACATAGGAGATACCGGAAGAACTGGTTTTCACCTCCCAGGAACCGACTAAATGTTCGGCGTTATCGGCTAATAACATATTGGCGATCTCCGGCGATAAAGCACCATCACAAGAGTATACAGGAGACCAGATTTCCAGGACCTCCTCACTTAAAAAATCCTTTGATTTCGAATTGATAAACACCAGTTGGGTACGGCCATCAACAGCGAATTCCACTGGGTATTCCCACTTGAATTCCCCATCTTCGGTGACGGTGTAAGATGCGCTGACGGAATCAAGTTTGGCTTTAATCCACGGACTGCAGTCTTTACCGTATCCTGGATACAGGATAGCGGTCAGCAGGATAAAACAAAGCGGTATTAACCGTTTCATCGCTTTTACTCCTGTTGCTATCTATTGTTACCACATTTCTGAAAGGCTCAGGATAAATCGACCCTGGCGTTTCGGTAAATGCAGGTAATAAATTTTAACTCTCGAAATGATTGATGTCAAGAGTGACATTGGGTAACAGTTGATTTATCAATAGGTTTTGAGATAATAACTATGATGGACGCCGGGTTGTTGATTAAAAACTGCGGGCAGATTCTTACCCTTACCGGTTCGGAGCTGGGCATCATTTACAACGGGGCGGTTCGAATCCGCGGGAATAAGATTGTTGAGGTTGGTAAGGATTTACAGTCCGGAGCAGGGGAAGAGGTGCTTGATGCGAAAGGATGCGTAGTTTTACCTGGTTTTGTTGACCCCCACACCCATATGATTTTTGGGGGATGGCGGGCAGATGAGTTTGAGATGCGGCTGGCAGGTAAAAGTTACAAGGAGATTGCCCAGGCCGGGGGCGGAATATTGTCAACGGTGCGTGCCACCCGTCAGGCATCAGCAGAGGAGCTGTACCTAAAGGCGCTTGAGTTCTTGAAGGAGATGCTTTCCTGGGGGACAACTACGGTGGAGGTGAAGTCGGGCTATGGTCTGGACACAGAAACTGAACTCAAAATTTTACGGGTAGCGCAACGGTTGGGCAAATTGGGGTTGGCGGAGATTGTGCCGACATTCCTCGGTGCCCATTCGGTTCCGCCGGGTGTTCCGAAAGAAGATTATGTAAGACTGGTGGTTGAGGAGATGTTGCCCGCGGTAGTAGAAGCCGGACTCGCGCAGTTCTGTGATGTGTTCTGTGAAAACTTTGTGTTTAATGCCGGTGAAAGCCGT is drawn from candidate division WOR-3 bacterium and contains these coding sequences:
- the hutI gene encoding imidazolonepropionase, translated to MDAGLLIKNCGQILTLTGSELGIIYNGAVRIRGNKIVEVGKDLQSGAGEEVLDAKGCVVLPGFVDPHTHMIFGGWRADEFEMRLAGKSYKEIAQAGGGILSTVRATRQASAEELYLKALEFLKEMLSWGTTTVEVKSGYGLDTETELKILRVAQRLGKLGLAEIVPTFLGAHSVPPGVPKEDYVRLVVEEMLPAVVEAGLAQFCDVFCENFVFNAGESRQILQAGKEFGLLLTIHADEIESSGGAEVAAELGAVSASHLLNPSDAGLEAMAETGVIAVLLPGTCFFLQERHKPPVQRMRALGIDIALGSDFNPGSSTLLAQPLTLQFGCLHYGLSIAEAIRGVTVNAARALRREREIGTIEPGKRADIVITDVPDYRHLAYRFGHNPVRAVIHKGRVVYQKGEKDEQFVLLGDSGNRC